A window of Christiangramia forsetii KT0803 contains these coding sequences:
- the bcp gene encoding thioredoxin-dependent thiol peroxidase, which translates to MTTLKEGDKAPDFKAEDQDGNEIKLSDYKGKKLVLFFYPKASTPGCTAEACNLSDNYDAMKKKGYEILGVSADSKKRQQNFKNKYDFKYPLLADEEKEVINAYGVWGPKKFMGKEYDGIHRTTFIINEEAKIEEVIKKVKTKAHAEQILEN; encoded by the coding sequence ATGACAACATTGAAAGAAGGGGATAAGGCTCCCGATTTTAAAGCTGAAGATCAGGACGGAAATGAGATCAAATTATCAGATTATAAAGGAAAGAAGCTAGTTCTATTCTTCTACCCAAAAGCCAGTACTCCTGGTTGTACCGCTGAAGCATGTAATCTTAGCGACAATTATGATGCTATGAAAAAGAAGGGGTATGAGATTTTGGGAGTGAGTGCCGATTCAAAAAAAAGGCAGCAAAATTTTAAAAATAAATATGATTTTAAATATCCGCTTTTAGCCGATGAAGAAAAGGAAGTTATAAACGCTTACGGTGTTTGGGGACCTAAAAAATTTATGGGAAAAGAATATGATGGTATTCACCGAACAACTTTTATTATTAATGAGGAGGCTAAGATCGAAGAGGTAATTAAAAAAGTAAAGACCAAAGCTCATGCAGAACAGATCTTAGAAAATTAA
- a CDS encoding endonuclease III domain-containing protein gives MTKQEKVQFVIDTLNDIYPEIPVPLDHKDPYTLLIAVLLSAQSTDVKVNQITPILFQIADNPYKMVKLTVEEIREIIRPVGLSPMKSKGIHGLSEILIEKYNGEVPVSFDALEELPAVGHKTASVVMAQAFNIPAFPVDTHIHRLMYRWNLSNGKNVKQTEKDAKRLFPKDLWNKLHLQIIWYGRQYSPARGWDLEKDLITNTIGRKSVINDYRAKKK, from the coding sequence ATGACCAAACAGGAAAAGGTACAGTTCGTTATTGATACGTTAAATGATATTTACCCGGAAATTCCAGTTCCTCTTGATCATAAAGATCCTTACACATTATTAATAGCTGTACTCCTTTCAGCTCAAAGCACCGATGTAAAAGTTAACCAGATCACTCCTATACTATTTCAAATTGCAGATAATCCATATAAAATGGTGAAGTTAACAGTAGAAGAGATTAGGGAAATCATAAGACCTGTTGGTCTTTCCCCTATGAAATCTAAAGGAATTCATGGGCTGTCAGAAATTTTGATTGAAAAATATAACGGCGAGGTTCCTGTTAGTTTTGATGCCTTAGAAGAATTGCCTGCTGTAGGACATAAAACTGCCAGTGTTGTAATGGCACAGGCATTTAATATTCCAGCGTTTCCGGTAGACACCCATATTCACAGATTGATGTATCGCTGGAATTTGAGTAACGGCAAAAACGTTAAGCAAACAGAAAAAGATGCTAAGAGATTGTTTCCAAAGGACCTTTGGAATAAACTTCATCTTCAAATCATTTGGTACGGAAGGCAGTATTCGCCTGCAAGAGGCTGGGATCTAGAAAAAGATTTGATCACCAATACTATTGGCAGAAAATCTGTTATAAATGATTATCGAGCTAAAAAGAAATAA